A genomic stretch from Mya arenaria isolate MELC-2E11 chromosome 10, ASM2691426v1 includes:
- the LOC128204357 gene encoding complement C1q tumor necrosis factor-related protein 3-like — protein MEEGERNQSSTLEKIVSDSNTTLEHTIAAFHDIKDQIATPLVYFHARSPQTTSLSTSEVIVYKTVEANQGNGYSATTGKFSAPVRGLYFFFMHTCSPVSIYVYLQIVKEGSALMASVNYDKDSGACSSSQVFVQLDAGETVWVQCSSGASNRQLYENHPYYWTSFGGALIHN, from the exons ATGGAGGAAGGTGAGAGAAACCAGTCCAGCACACTGGAGAAGATAGTGTCCGATTCTAACACTACGTTAGAACACACTATTGCCGCCTTTCATGATATAAAAG ACCAAATCGCTACTCCACTGGTGTACTTCCACGCCCGCTCTCCACAGACCACCAGCCTGTCCACGAGTGAGGTGATAGTGTACAAGACAGTGGAGGCCAACCAGGGCAACGGCTACAGTGCCACCACGGGCAAGTTCTCCGCTCCAGTACGAGGACTCTACTTTTTCTTTATGCACACATGTTCGCCtgtatctatatatgtttatctCCAGATAGTGAAGGAAGGTTCAGCCCTTATGGCGAGTGTAAACTATGACAAGGACAGTGGTGCCTGTTCTAGCAGTCAGGTGTTTGTTCAGCTTGATGCCGGGGAAACCGTCTGGGTACAATGCTCCAGTGGGGCCTCGAACAGACAACTCTATGAGAATCATCCTTACTATTGGACCAGTTTTGGTGGTGCTCTCATTCACAACTGA